A window of Synergistaceae bacterium contains these coding sequences:
- a CDS encoding DUF2157 domain-containing protein — translation MDRKISRMRWRFLTDESRSWVDQNLISETQRDEIMRSYDVPGSFLTAILALGVTMIGLGVLSFIAANWKTLPNEVKIALIVGSYTVSVLGAYFCAKRGWGVMSDTFLLLSGFLLLGGLALISQIFHLQRSLIDLLATWLLIYLPTFLLARSVAIYTLYESVGLVYMNMLYIDSPFWRSGNFHGLATLIMPYQAPLLLILLVTAAWWSWRMERDSDSAPRSMLRTVFAGGSTRKIFLSNFFILDWFTWLCIINSTRESFLPYVVGILVIGTLISLSAWILDASDLDLQGLLCVGLAGFALTLRVVWAGWNHDYSDDSQRFLFRQVLASAALGAYLLWRIAQQRRNIAFSVFLFCVILARWYFDMFYNFISKSLFFTLGGVLLLLTAFACHRWNRKRKRSGKKPEADSESTERSGGDAHGL, via the coding sequence TTGGATCGCAAGATATCGCGTATGCGATGGCGCTTCCTGACGGATGAATCCCGGTCGTGGGTTGATCAGAACCTGATCTCTGAGACCCAAAGAGACGAGATCATGAGGAGCTACGACGTTCCAGGCTCTTTCCTAACCGCTATTCTGGCGCTTGGGGTCACGATGATCGGCCTCGGCGTCCTTAGTTTCATCGCGGCAAACTGGAAAACCCTGCCGAACGAAGTGAAAATCGCCCTGATTGTGGGTTCTTACACAGTGAGCGTCTTGGGCGCGTACTTCTGCGCAAAACGGGGCTGGGGCGTCATGTCCGACACGTTCCTACTCCTGTCGGGATTTCTGCTTTTGGGCGGGCTCGCCTTGATTTCTCAGATATTTCACCTTCAGAGAAGCCTCATTGATCTTCTGGCGACGTGGCTCCTGATTTACCTGCCGACGTTTTTGTTGGCGCGTAGCGTCGCGATCTACACCCTGTACGAGAGCGTTGGACTCGTTTACATGAACATGCTGTACATCGATTCCCCCTTTTGGCGTTCCGGTAATTTCCACGGCCTTGCCACGCTCATCATGCCCTACCAGGCACCTTTGTTGCTGATCCTGCTCGTCACAGCAGCGTGGTGGTCCTGGCGCATGGAACGGGACTCCGATTCCGCGCCGAGGTCGATGCTCAGAACGGTGTTCGCGGGCGGAAGTACTCGAAAAATTTTCCTGAGCAATTTCTTCATCCTCGACTGGTTCACATGGCTCTGCATCATTAATTCGACGCGTGAAAGCTTCCTGCCTTACGTGGTGGGCATTCTGGTCATTGGGACCCTGATTTCTCTTTCGGCGTGGATACTGGACGCCTCGGATCTCGACTTGCAAGGGCTGTTGTGTGTGGGGCTGGCCGGGTTCGCCCTGACGCTCCGGGTTGTGTGGGCGGGGTGGAATCACGACTACTCTGATGACTCTCAGAGGTTCCTCTTCCGTCAGGTACTGGCGAGTGCCGCGCTGGGCGCGTACCTCCTTTGGCGCATCGCCCAGCAACGAAGAAACATAGCGTTTTCGGTGTTTCTGTTTTGCGTGATTCTGGCGCGGTGGTATTTCGATATGTTCTACAACTTCATCTCGAAGTCTTTGTTCTTCACGCTGGGTGGGGTTTTGCTGCTTCTGACCGCGTTTGCCTGCCACCGGTGGAACAGGAAAAGAAAAAGAAGTGGAAAGAAGCCCGAGGCCGATTCGGAAAGTACGGAAAGGAGCGGCGGCGATGCGCACGGTCTTTAA